One window of Quercus robur chromosome 12, dhQueRobu3.1, whole genome shotgun sequence genomic DNA carries:
- the LOC126709765 gene encoding acyl transferase 4-like produces MIHQTMIGLQAKEFICSKYTPYIFPLDHIAKWYSYTCEPALIQPANLPIMTFSVIRSSRSLVRPSEKTPQGTLLDLSIIDRLPVLRCNARTLHVFRHGPEAARVIREALSKALVPYYPLAGKLKESSQGQLQIECSGEGVWFVEASADCTLYGVNYLDDDVVSIPHDELLPDLIPENEGIDPLVQLQVTQFACGGFVIGLIFCHCICDGLGAAQFLNAIGELARGAEHLSTAPVWQRDFFPPPPEQAKVTPLPNLPPPMPNYTLNHANVDITLDHINQLKQEFRQSTGHTCSSFEVVAAKFWSRRTRAINFKQDTELKLVFFANCRQLLNPPLPKGFYGNCFFPVTITASSESLTQASISDVVKLIQEAKAKLPTEFDKYLKGDSIKDGEDPFAPPLAYATLFISEWGRLGFNQVDYGWGPPVHIVPIQGSSIIPVGIVGSLPLPMKGARLMTWCVEEAHRQHFLNQMTT; encoded by the exons ATGATCCACCAAACCATGATTGGACTTCAAGCCAAGGAGTTCATATGTTCAAAATATACCCCATATATATTTCCACTCGATCACATAGCAAAATGGTATTCTTATACTTGCGAGCCCGCCCTTATTCAGCCAGCCAATCTTCCCATAATGACTTTCTCTGTAATCAGATCAAGCAGAAGCCTAGTTAGGCCATCTGAAAAGACACCACAAGGCACACTACTTGATCTATCTATCATTGATAGACTACCAGTTCTAAGATGCAATGCTCGAACGTTGCATGTGTTTAGGCATGGCCCTGAGGCAGCACGAGTTATAAGAGAAGCTTTGTCCAAGGCTTTGGTTCCTTACTACCCTCTTGCTGGAAAGTTGAAAGAGTCAAGCCAAGGTCAGCTCCAAATTGAATGCTCTGGAGAAGGAGTGTGGTTCGTTGAGGCGTCTGCTGATTGTACCCTTTATGGTGTCAATTACTTGGACGATGATGTTGTATCTATCCCACATGATGAGCTTCTACCTGATCTTATCCCAGAGAACGAAGGAATAGACCCACTTGTGCAATTGCAG GTGACACAATTTGCATGTGGTGGTTTCGTGATAGGCCTCATATTCTGCCATTGCATATGTGATGGCCTAGGGGCTGCACAATTTCTAAATGCGATTGGCGAGCTGGCTAGAGGTGCTGAGCATCTAAGCACTGCACCAGTGTGGCAAAGGGACTTTTTTCCACCACCACCTGAACAAGCAAAGGTCACTCCTTTGCCAAACCTACCACCACCAATGCCCAACTATACACTCAACCATGCAAATGTAGACATAACGCTAGATCACATCAACCAGCTCAAGCAAGAATTTCGTCAATCAACTGGACACACTTGCTCTTCTTTCGAAGTTGTAGCTGCCAAATTTTGGAGCCGTCGAACACGGGCTATAAACTTTAAGCAAGATACTGAACTCAAGCTTGTGTTCTTTGCAAATTGCCGCCAGCTCTTGAACCCTCCCTTGCCAAAAGGTTTCTATGGCAACTGCTTCTTCCCAGTGACAATCACAGCTTCAAGTGAGTCACTCACACAGGCATCAATTTCTGATGTTGTGAAGCTGATCCAAGAAGCGAAGGCTAAGCTCCCAACTGAGTTTGACAAGTACTTGAAGGGTGATTCTATCAAAGACGGTGAAGACCCATTTGCACCACCACTTGCTTACGCCACACTATTCATATCAGAGTGGGGCAGACTGGGATTCAACCAAGTAGACTACGGGTGGGGCCCGCCAGTCCACATTGTTCCAATCCAAGGCTCAAGCATCATACCAGTTGGTATTGTGGGGTCCTTGCCTTTGCCAATGAAAGGCGCTCGATTGATGACATGGTGTGTGGAGGAGGCTCATCGCCAACACTTCCTCAATCAGATGACGACTTGA